One genomic window of Acidovorax radicis includes the following:
- a CDS encoding MOSC domain-containing protein, producing the protein MTTTITVRQVNIGSARRLKVGERSVLTAIGKASVTGSVAVGPLGLAGDEQADLSVHGGLGKAVYAYPASHYAFWQTQRSERGVSLFDEALPPGFLGENLTIDGPLEHDVFVGDEWHFPDCVLRVTAPREPCFKFTAVMGFAQAGRAMAVAGCCGYYLAVDRPGTIAAGQTATLVPGQRGLSIAQAFAGKFAKHAR; encoded by the coding sequence ATGACCACCACCATCACCGTGCGCCAAGTCAATATCGGCTCGGCACGGCGCTTGAAAGTAGGTGAGCGCTCGGTGCTCACCGCGATCGGCAAGGCTTCGGTCACGGGCTCGGTGGCTGTGGGCCCGCTGGGGCTGGCAGGCGATGAACAGGCCGACCTGAGCGTGCATGGCGGCCTGGGTAAAGCCGTGTATGCCTACCCTGCCTCGCACTATGCCTTCTGGCAAACCCAGCGCAGCGAACGGGGGGTGAGCTTGTTCGACGAAGCACTGCCGCCGGGCTTCCTGGGCGAGAACCTCACCATCGACGGGCCGCTGGAGCATGACGTGTTTGTCGGGGACGAATGGCATTTCCCCGACTGCGTGCTGCGTGTGACGGCGCCCCGCGAGCCCTGCTTCAAGTTCACCGCAGTGATGGGTTTTGCCCAGGCAGGCCGTGCCATGGCCGTGGCGGGTTGCTGCGGCTACTACCTGGCTGTGGACCGGCCCGGCACCATCGCCGCCGGGCAGACCGCCACACTCGTGCCCGGGCAGCGTGGGCTGAGCATTGCGCAGGCCTTTGCGGGCAAGTTCGCCAAACACGCGCGATGA
- a CDS encoding flavin reductase family protein, with product MNPTPPRPVLALPPSFSTREFRDALGMFATGVTIVTARNAKGELVGLTASSFNSVSLTPPLVLWSLSHGASTMPAFADGSHYAIHVLAADQKALADRFATRGIDRWAGLEHHPGISGAPLLAGAAATFECFNRSQYKEGDHTIFVGEVERCEHREGASPLLYHGGKFYTEHPL from the coding sequence GTGAACCCCACGCCTCCCCGCCCTGTTCTTGCACTGCCTCCGAGTTTCTCGACCCGCGAGTTTCGCGACGCACTGGGCATGTTCGCCACGGGCGTGACCATTGTTACGGCCCGCAATGCGAAGGGAGAGCTGGTCGGGTTGACCGCCAGTTCGTTCAATTCGGTGTCGCTGACACCCCCTTTGGTGTTGTGGAGCCTGTCACACGGTGCCAGCACCATGCCCGCATTCGCCGACGGTTCGCATTACGCCATCCATGTACTGGCCGCAGACCAGAAGGCGCTGGCCGACCGTTTTGCCACACGCGGCATTGACCGCTGGGCAGGCCTGGAACACCACCCCGGCATCAGCGGAGCCCCGCTGCTTGCGGGTGCCGCCGCCACGTTCGAGTGCTTCAACCGCAGCCAATACAAGGAGGGCGATCACACCATCTTTGTGGGCGAGGTAGAGCGCTGCGAGCACCGCGAGGGCGCATCGCCCCTGCTGTACCACGGGGGCAAGTTCTACACCGAGCACCCGCTGTGA
- a CDS encoding alpha/beta fold hydrolase encodes MAALPTFTLLGSGHTVLMLHDADGGHLTFAPQVETLAAAGYRAVAWDMPGYGYSAPVEPYTFKALAQSCFELIDALQCGPVTLVGHGMGAMVALEAAVRRPALAHRLVLCAGGPALDAQSTQDWVAPRLRAVHALGGGSTMEQLAQILVPQFIGAGALPEGARLAEHALGQVYAGVYRRALEALPTFDRNVSDFVHLTMPTLLVAGALDRCAPAAALEALAQVLPDARTLVLPHVGHWPQLEDPEGFDGALLDFLARQRVWH; translated from the coding sequence ATGGCTGCTCTACCAACCTTCACTTTGCTGGGCTCCGGCCACACCGTTTTGATGCTGCACGATGCCGATGGCGGCCATCTCACGTTTGCGCCCCAGGTGGAAACGCTGGCCGCCGCCGGTTACCGCGCCGTGGCCTGGGATATGCCTGGTTATGGCTACAGCGCCCCCGTGGAACCCTACACCTTCAAGGCCTTGGCCCAGAGTTGTTTCGAACTGATTGACGCCCTGCAGTGTGGGCCGGTCACGCTGGTGGGGCACGGCATGGGGGCGATGGTAGCGCTGGAGGCCGCCGTGCGACGCCCAGCGCTTGCACACCGACTGGTGTTGTGCGCGGGCGGGCCCGCGCTGGACGCACAGTCGACGCAGGACTGGGTGGCGCCGCGCCTGCGGGCCGTCCACGCGCTCGGGGGTGGATCGACCATGGAGCAACTGGCACAGATACTGGTGCCGCAATTCATCGGTGCAGGGGCCTTGCCTGAGGGTGCACGGCTGGCAGAGCACGCGCTGGGCCAGGTGTACGCAGGGGTCTACCGGCGCGCGCTGGAAGCCCTGCCGACCTTCGACCGCAACGTGTCGGACTTTGTCCACCTGACCATGCCCACGTTGCTGGTGGCGGGAGCCCTGGACCGCTGTGCACCTGCCGCCGCACTGGAGGCCTTGGCGCAGGTGTTGCCCGACGCGCGCACGCTCGTACTGCCCCACGTGGGGCACTGGCCGCAGCTGGAAGACCCTGAGGGGTTTGACGGCGCTCTGCTGGATTTCCTGGCCCGTCAGCGGGTGTGGCATTGA
- a CDS encoding YdcF family protein yields the protein MLFALKKILSALLLPPVSSVLLAFVGLWIARYHRRTGLTVMVLSLLSVLALSWPPVSDALVRSLERYPAVTPAQLARVQAIVVLGGGADIVAPEYGVDVLSRGSRERVRYAAYLQQQTGLPLLATGGSSGGMRAEALVMKDVVERDFKGRVRWTEAQSLDTRSNAEHSAAMLKAVGIQHIALVTHGWHMVRATGDFERAGLQVLPAPMGFKGGQARKLYRALPRASALADSSLALHEWLGILVQRGSPRAD from the coding sequence ATGTTGTTTGCCCTCAAGAAAATTCTGTCAGCGTTGCTGCTGCCACCCGTGTCGAGCGTCCTGCTCGCGTTTGTCGGACTGTGGATTGCCCGCTATCACCGCCGCACGGGCCTCACCGTGATGGTGCTGTCGTTGCTGTCCGTGCTGGCGCTGTCGTGGCCGCCGGTGTCCGATGCGCTGGTGCGCAGCCTGGAGCGGTATCCCGCGGTGACCCCTGCACAGTTGGCCCGGGTGCAAGCCATTGTGGTGTTGGGCGGTGGGGCGGATATCGTGGCGCCGGAGTATGGGGTGGACGTGCTCAGCCGGGGCTCCCGCGAGCGGGTGCGCTATGCGGCGTACCTGCAGCAACAGACAGGGTTGCCTCTGCTGGCGACTGGAGGCTCCAGTGGTGGCATGCGGGCCGAGGCGCTCGTTATGAAAGACGTGGTGGAGCGTGATTTCAAAGGCCGGGTGCGCTGGACGGAGGCGCAATCGCTCGATACCCGCAGCAACGCCGAACACTCCGCCGCCATGCTCAAGGCGGTGGGCATTCAACACATTGCCCTTGTCACCCATGGCTGGCATATGGTGCGTGCCACCGGGGATTTTGAGCGGGCGGGGTTGCAGGTGCTGCCTGCACCCATGGGGTTCAAGGGAGGGCAGGCCCGCAAGCTCTACCGCGCATTGCCCCGGGCGTCCGCCCTGGCCGACAGCAGTCTGGCCTTGCATGAATGGCTGGGCATTCTTGTGCAGCGCGGATCGCCGCGCGCGGACTGA
- a CDS encoding flavodoxin family protein, producing MSAPHTLFLTTSTREPGHVGNTEWLARQAAQALPPGSPQTWLNLAHMALPPFVDQRHTTGTYAPPEGDMKTLLEATLAADHIVFVSPVYWFSIPSPLKTYLDHWSAWMRVPGLAFKEPMGTKTLSLITTSGDRAKAQPIIDSVALCAQFLSMTWGGALWGKGGPPGAVQADAQAIAEARKFLLASATA from the coding sequence ATGTCTGCACCCCACACCCTGTTTCTCACCACCTCCACCCGCGAGCCGGGCCATGTCGGCAACACCGAATGGCTGGCGCGCCAGGCCGCACAAGCACTGCCGCCCGGAAGCCCACAGACCTGGCTGAACCTGGCGCACATGGCGCTGCCACCCTTTGTGGACCAGCGCCACACCACCGGCACCTACGCGCCGCCCGAGGGCGACATGAAGACGCTGCTGGAAGCCACGCTGGCGGCCGACCACATCGTGTTTGTCTCGCCCGTGTACTGGTTCAGCATCCCTTCACCGCTCAAGACTTATCTGGACCACTGGAGCGCCTGGATGCGCGTGCCCGGCCTGGCCTTCAAGGAGCCCATGGGCACCAAGACGCTCTCGCTCATCACCACCAGCGGCGACCGCGCCAAGGCGCAGCCGATAATCGACTCGGTGGCGCTGTGTGCGCAGTTCCTGTCCATGACCTGGGGCGGCGCACTGTGGGGCAAGGGGGGGCCGCCAGGAGCGGTGCAGGCGGATGCGCAGGCCATCGCTGAGGCGCGCAAGTTCCTGCTCGCGTCGGCCACGGCCTGA